The following are from one region of the Stigmatella ashevillena genome:
- a CDS encoding DUF4255 domain-containing protein, whose protein sequence is MIGTALSFVCGKLNTYFRDAQHDSRDVVSLCPPEGHAAASTHELTNRILFSLCNVLQETTLRNQLPPKSTSSANRPSRAPLSINLHVVFSANYTDYVTGLDFLSDVLSFLQAMPVFDHQNSPDLNPRIQKLAFSMVNLDYAQLSNLWSMLRVEYRPSALYELRMLTLPQPWPSSSPSG, encoded by the coding sequence GTGATTGGGACCGCCCTGAGCTTCGTCTGTGGCAAGCTCAACACCTACTTTCGCGACGCCCAGCACGACTCGCGCGACGTGGTGTCCCTCTGCCCCCCCGAGGGGCACGCGGCGGCCTCCACCCACGAACTCACCAACCGCATCCTCTTTTCGCTCTGCAACGTGCTCCAGGAGACCACGCTGCGCAACCAGCTCCCCCCCAAGAGCACGTCCTCCGCTAACAGGCCGTCCCGGGCGCCCCTCTCCATCAACCTCCACGTCGTCTTCTCCGCCAATTACACAGACTATGTGACGGGGCTCGATTTCCTCTCCGACGTGCTCTCCTTCCTTCAGGCCATGCCCGTGTTCGATCACCAGAACTCCCCCGATCTGAATCCGCGCATCCAGAAGCTTGCCTTCTCCATGGTCAACCTCGACTACGCGCAACTGAGCAATCTCTGGAGCATGTTGCGCGTCGAGTACCGGCCCAGTGCCCTGTATGAGCTGCGCATGTTGACACTCCCCCAGCCCTGGCCCTCGTCCTCTCCGTCCGGGTGA